Genomic segment of Acidimicrobiales bacterium:
GGCGGGCGTGAGACTCGGACAGGGGACGGGGAAGTGGGCGGGGCGCGCGCATCGAGGCTCCTCGGACAGGTGACCGAAGGCCGGTGCTGGCGCGACGTGCGCCTCCCCGGCGAAGGCCCCGCGGCCACACAGGCGCGCCGAACGGGGCGGGAGGGGAAGTGGCGATGATCCAACCACACGGTGCCGGGCGGGCGCAAGGACCGTTCGGCGGTGCCCGGTCGACGGGGCGCTAACCTCGCCGCCCGTCCGGCCGCCTACCGTTCGGCGAGTGAGGGAGCGGCAGCGCCATGGCTGAGGTGGTGTTCGAGCGGGTCACCAAGCGCTTCGGCGACGTGGTGGCCGTCGATTCGCTGTCCCTCGACATCGCCGACCAGGACTTCCTCGTCCTCCTCGGCCCGTCGGGGTGCGGGAAGTCGACCGCGCTGCGGATGATCGCGGGGCTGGAGGAGCCGTCGGCGGGGACGATCCGGATCGGGCGCAGCGTCGTCAACGGCGTCGAGCCGAAGCAACGCGACGTGGCGATGGTCTTCCAGAGCTACGCGCTCTACCCGCACAAGTCCGTCCGCCAGAACATCGAGTTCCCGTTGCGGTCCCGGCGGACGCCGCCCGACGAGCGGGACCGCCTCGTGCGCGAGGCCGCGGCGCAGCTCGGGCTGGCGGACCTGCTCGCCCGCAAGCCGAGGGAGCTGTCGGGCGGTCAGCGCCAGCGGGTGGCGCTGGCCAGGGCGATCGTGCGGCGGCCGTCGGTGTTCCTCATGGACGAGCCGCTGTCCAACCTCGACGCCAAGATGCGCACCCAGACGCGAGCCGAGCTGGTGGAGCTGCAGCAGCGGCTGGGGACGACGTTCGTGTACGTCACCCACG
This window contains:
- a CDS encoding ABC transporter ATP-binding protein, with amino-acid sequence MAEVVFERVTKRFGDVVAVDSLSLDIADQDFLVLLGPSGCGKSTALRMIAGLEEPSAGTIRIGRSVVNGVEPKQRDVAMVFQSYALYPHKSVRQNIEFPLRSRRTPPDERDRLVREAAAQLGLADLLARKPRELSGGQRQRVALARAIVRRPSVFLMDEPLSNLDAKMRTQTRAELVELQQRLGTTFVYVTHDQVEAMTMATRVAVMNDGALQQVDRPQEVYDRPANLFVARFIGSPPMNTVDGEVVDEGGRRVVRAAGGRLVLGDAQAKALDERSARQVVVGLRPEHVVLTPDGAPDGAPDGAGGEGLPAKLRLVESLGHERLLVCELEDGSPAVARVGSEDAVPAEGSAVRLAGDVRHLHLFDATTTERIPA